A window of Cytobacillus sp. FSL H8-0458 genomic DNA:
TATGATGAAGTATATGAACCTGTGTATGCACTCGCTGAAAAATATGGAGTTCCTGTTGTATTTCATACAGGGGATACATATTCGGAAAGGGGATTGCTTAAGTATTCTCATCCCCTGTCTATTGATGAGGTTGCTGTTAAACACCGGAATATCAATTTCATAATGGCTCATTTTGGAGATCCGTGGACACTGACCGGAGCTGAAATCATATACAAGAATCAGAATGTCTATGCCGATCTTTCAGGCATTATTGTTGGAACAGAAGAAGAATTGAAGAAGCGCAGTGATGGTCGATTTCTGGACCATCTGAGGCATGCTTTAGTGTTTGCAGATTCTTACGATAAATTGCTTTTTGGAACCGATTGGCCGCTTGCGCCTGTAGGTCCTTATATTGAATTTATAAAAGAGTTCATACCTGAAGAGTTTCATGAGGATGTTTTTTACAATACCGCTATAAAGGTTTTTCCTAAAATCAAGCCTTTTCTGCCATAGAAACTGCGGCTGGGGGAGAAATCTTTCACTTCCAGCCCTTTAAATAGTCTTATTTACATACATACACGTATAAATATCTTAAAAGGGGGCATCTTTAATGGTTAAAATTGCATGGGTAACAGACAGCACGGCTTTTTTAAATAATGAGTTAAGGAACCATCCTGACCTGTACCAGATTCCGATGACAATCATTATGGATGGCAGAGAATATACAGAGGGTGTTGATTTTTCACCTGAAGAACTTTATGCGAGTTTAAAAACCCTGGATACCCCGGCTAAAACTTCCCAGCCATCCATCGGCGCTTTCAGGAATTTATACGAAAATCTGCAGAGGGATTATGACTGCATCATCGCTGTGCTAGTATCGGCAAAGCTCAGCGGGACTGTTTCTTCCAGTGAACAGGCCGCCCAGCTGGTTGATATTCCGGTATACAGCCTGGACTCCAAGATATTATCATATCCTTTAACAAGATTAATCCTTAAAGGGATGGAATTGGCAGAGGCCGGATTGGATAGTAAAGACATTATCAGCGAGCTTAAGACGCTTCGCGATACGGGCGAAACATATGTCCTCATCGGCAGTCTTGAACAGCTTCATCGAAGCGGCAGGATGTCCGGAGTTCAATTTTTCCTGGGAAGCATGCTTAATGTAAAGCCGATTATCTCAGTACATGATGGAGAATTAAGTGTCAGGGAGAAGGCCAGGAGCGAGAGAAAGGCAAAAGATAAGATTGTGAAGCTTCTGAGGAGCGCTCACGAGAGAAACCCGCTGAAGGAAGTATTCATCCTGTACGGTTTGCATCCGGAAGAAGCCGAGCTATGGAAGAAGGAACTTCAGGAAGAATTTACGGGCATTGAATTTGGGTGCTATTCCTTAGGAGCCACCATTGGCGTCCACGCAGGAGAGCATACACTCGGCATCAGCTGGCTGAATGGCCTGGAATAAATTATTATAAGCTCTGGTGCAGGAAATCAAATACTGGTTTTCTGCACTTTTTTTGTCTTTTATTTAAATTGGCGGATTTCGCAAGGTTTTTTGCAAGTTGAATATTATTTACTGTGTTGATTGGAGCGGAAAGCGGGCAGCCTGGAGTGGAAATCAACGGGCAACGTTGAAAGGGAACTCCCTTGCTATCGTTTCTTTTTGACACTAATGTTAAAATGGACAGTGGAGTTTGAAAGCGGGTGAAATAATGAAAGAAAATATAATACATATAACAGAAAAATTTGTCCGGGATACACTCGGGGATGATTCAACCGGGCATGACTGGCATCATATTGAGCGGGTGCGGAAAAATGCCCTTTACATAGCGAAAAGGGAACAAAAAGGAGATCCTTTTTTCATTGAAATGGCAGCCTTGCTTCATGATATACCTGATGCGAAGCTGAACACTTCCAGAGAAGCAGGGGACAGGAAACTGTCGGACTTTCTGCAGGAACTTGAAATCACAGAGGAAGCATTCAGCAGTATTAAGGCAATCATTGATTCAGTTTCCTTTAATGGCGGCTATAACACCAGGATTTTAAGTGAAGAAGCCAAAATAGTCCAGGATGCGGACAGATTGGATGCGATCGGCGCCGTGGGAATTGCTAGAGCATTTGCCTACGGAGGCAAAAAAGGACAGCTGATTTATGATCCTGCCCTTAATATCAGAAGAGAAATGACTGAAGATGAATACCGGAATGGCAGGTCGTCATCCATCAATCATTTTTACGAAAAGCTTTTGAAGCTGAAAGATCTGCTGAATACTGACACTGCTAAGGAAATGGCAGAAGAGCGGCATGAGTTTATGGAACAGTTTCTGCATCAATTTTTTAAAGAATGGAATGGTAAGCATGAAGATGATTTCTGTGGAAAATGTGACAAAAACCTATGGTGAGAAAGAACTTTTTAACAATATATCATTTACAATAGCTGAAAAAGAAAGGGCAGGACTGATCGGTGTAAACGGTACAGGAAAATCCTCCCTGCTGAAAGTGATCGCGGGGGTAGACCTGCCGGACTCAGGAGAAATAGTCAAACCGAGAGATTACACCATTTCATATTCAGCACAGCAGCCTGACCTGAATTATGATTTAACCGTTCTCGAGCAGGTATTTGCAGGAGATGCGCCAATTCTTGTGCTGCAGAGAGAATATGAACAAGCACTGGTGAAGCTTAGCCGGCACCCTGAAGATCCAGCTGTCCAGGAAAGCCTTTTCGAACTTCAAAAAAGAATGGATACACTTAATGCCTGGGAAGTAAATACCGACGCCAAAACGATTCTCACTAAACTGGGCATTGAGGATTTCAGCAGAAAAATCGGTGAGCTTTCAGGAGGACAGAAAAAGCGCGTTGCACTGGCGCAAGCTTTGATCCAGTCACCAGACTTGCTGATTCTTGACGAGCCGACAAATCATCTTGATTTTGAATCGGTAAAATGGCTGGAAGAATATCTGGGCAGATATAGGGGCGCACTTCTTCTAGTGACACATGACCGTTATTTCCTAGACAGGGTTACAAATAAAATGTTTGAGCTTGAGGGCGGAAATCTCTACAGCTATAAAGGGAATTATGCTGCATTCCTTGAAGCCAAGGCGATAAGAGAGGAAAATGAAGCAGCCACTATAGAAAAGCAGAAAAATCTGTTCAGAAGGGAACTTGAGTGGATCAGGAGGGGGGCAAAAGCCCGTACCACGAAACAAAAAGCCAGAATCCAGCGGTTTGAAACCCTTGACAGCCAGCTTGCCTCAGTTAAATCCTCTGAAAAATTGGATATGTCCCTAAGCGGCAGCCGTCTCGGAAAACAGGTATTTGAACTCGAAGCTGCTACAAAAAAGTATGGTTCCCAAACAATTCTGGATCACTTTGATCTTCTCGTAAAACCGGGGGACAGAATAGGGATTATTGGAAGAAATGGGACAGGGAAATCAACGCTCCTTAACATATTGGCAGACAGAATTCCGCTCGACTCGGGTGAGCGCATTATTGGGCAGACAGTAAAAATTGCGTACTATACCCAGGAAAGCGAAGATATGGATGAGAGTAAACGCATGATCGAATACCTCAAAGAAACAGCTGAAGTAGTTGAAACTTCAGATGGAAAAACCATTTCTGCAGCTCAAATGCTGGAGCGTTTCCTTTTTCCTCCGTATACTCATGGCACCCCTATCCGCAAGCTTTCCGGCGGGGAAAAACGGAGGCTTTATCTACTGAAAATCTTAATGTCTGAACCTAATGTTCTTCTTCTTGACGAGCCGACCAATAACCTTGATACCCAAACCCTGACGGTTCTCGAGGATTACCTTGATGATTTTCCCGGCGTAGTCATTACTGTTTCGCATGACCGCTACTTCCTGGATAAAGTGGCTGAGCAGCTGCTTGTGTTAAAAGGAGAGGGCAAAATCGAATCCTACTATGGAAATTACAGTGAATTTCTTGAAAGTGAAAATGCCAAACCGGTTCAGGAAATGGACCATGCCCCTAAAAAAACGAGGGAAACAAAACCGAAAAAGAAGAGAATGAGCTACAAAGAGAAGAAAGAATGGGAAGAAATAGAGGGAAAGATTGAGGCTGCTGAAGCCCGTCTTGAAGTGATTTCCTCAGAAATGGCCAGCATCGGAAGTGACTTTGAAAAGGGCCAGGCCTTAGTAGAAGAAGAAACAAAGCTGAATGAAGAACTTGAATACTTGATTGAGAGATGGAGCTATCTATCAGAAGCAGCAGAAGATGAATAATGTCATGCCCGGGGGAATCTCCGGGTTATTTTTTATAGTTAAAACAGCTAAAATGCCTCGAAATTCTCCTTATGTTAAAATAAAATCAGTTACCAGCGTGAATATATAAAAAAGGGTGATACTTTTGAAAATAAAAGCAATCGAACCAACACCAAGTCCGAATACAATGAAGGTTATTCTTGATGAAGAGCTTCCAATGGGGAAAGCCAATAATTATAAAAAAGATAAAAAAGAAGGAGCTCCAAGGATCATCCTTGATATTCTTGAGATCGAAGGCATAAAAGGGGTTTACCATGTTGCTGATTTCCTGGCAGTAGAAAGAAATGCAAAATATGATTGGAAAGAGCTGCTTCCTCAAGTTCGATCAGCATTTGGCGAGGAAGTGGAGAATGACGGTCCTGAAGAAAACGGCATAGATGAACATTTTGGTGAAGTTCAGGTTTTAGTTCAAATGTATAAAGGAATTCCGATGCAGGTGAAGCTGACTGACGGCACGGAAGAAAAGCGCTTCGGACTTCCTGAAAACTTTATTAATGCCGTTGCAAAAGCTCAGGATCCCGCTGACAATGTTGTCATGGTCCGCAAATGGAAAGAATTTGGAGTCCGCTATGGAGATTTTGACCAAGTTGGCCACGATATTGTAGAGGAATTAATGGCTGCCTATCCGGAAGGAAGACTTCAGACCCTAGTGAAAACGGCTAACAACCCGGATAAAATGGAGGATAAGCATGTGCGTTCTCTTCTAAAACTTTCAGCCGAAGATTTGGATTCACCTGATTGGCGGGAGCGCTATCAAAAACTCGAGCAGATGGATAATCCTGAACTTGAGGACCTGCCTGTTCTTGAAAAAGCACTTAAAGATGAGAAGGCTTCAATTAGGAGACTTGCGACAGTTTATCTTGGAATGATTGAAGATAAAAATGTCCTGCCGCTCCTATACAAAGCATTAAAGGATAAAACGGTTACTGTAAGACGCACAGCAGGAGACTGTTTATCAGACTTGGGGTTTCCAGAAGCAATGGACGCCATGACCGAAGCACTGCAGGATGACAGCAAGCTTGTGCGCTGGCGTGCGGCCATGTTCCTTTACGAAGTGGGAGATGAAAGAGCGCTGCCTGCTCTAAAGGCTGCCGAAGAGGACCCGGAATTCGAAGTCAGCCTGCAGATCAAACTGGCTATTGAGAGGATTGAGCATGGAGAAGAAGCAAAGGGTTCAGTTTGGAAGCAAATGACTGAATCCCGGAATAAAGGTGAGAAATAATTCTAATTAAACCGCTCAGATTTTAGGCTCTGGAGCGGTTTTTTTATTGGAATTGATTAATTTAAAACTTATACGTATTACAGTTTCATTCATTTAAAGCGAAAAATTATATTAAATTTGTAATAATTATTGAAATTATCCGAAAAAGGGTCTATATTGAAAAGAAAATATTTGGGGGGGCAGGAGGTTAGTAATTTATTTCCATAGAATAAGAGATTATGAATCTAAAGTAAAACAGGAGGTACATACTATGACTGGCTCACAGATGAGAAGTGATATGATCAAAAAAGGGACAGACCGGGCTCCGCACCGCAGCCTGCTGCGTGCAGCCGGAGTAAAGGAAGAAGATTTCGGAAAACCATTTATTGCTGTGTGCAATTCCTATATTGATATCGTTCCTGGCCATGTGCATTTGCAGGAATTTGGTAAAATCGTTAAAGAAGCAATCCGTGAAGCAGGCGGCGTTCCATTTGAATTTAATACCATTGGTGTGGATGATGGAATTGCGATGGGCCATATCGGCATGCGCTATTCTCTGCCAAGCCGTGAGATCATTGCAGACTCACTTGAAACAGTTGTTTCTGCTCACTGGTTTGATGGAATGGTCTGTATCCCGAACTGCGATAAAATCACACCCGGAATGATGATGGGGGCATTAAGGGTTAATATTCCAACCCTTTTTGTCAGCGGCGGCCCGATGAAAGCCGGCGTAGATTCAAGCGGAAAGCCATTATCCTTAAGCTCGGTGTTTGAGGGTGTAGGTGCCTTCGAATCCGGCCAAATAGACGAACAAAAGCTCCTGGAAATCGAGCAGGTAGCATGTCCGACATGCGGTTCCTGTTCAGGGATGTTCACTGCGAATTCCATGAACTGCCTTGCAGAAGGACTGGGACTTGCACTGCCAGGCAATGGCACGATTCTGGCTGTATCAGAAGAAAGAAAAGAATTTGTTAAACGTTCAGCCAAGCAGCTGATGGAATTAATCAAGCAAGACATCAAACCGCGCGATATTGTTACCATTGATGCGATTGACAATGCATTTGCCCTGGATATGGCAATGGGCGGGTCAACTAATACAGTTCTTCACACATTGGCGCTTGCTCACGAAGCTGAAATTGAATATCCGATTGAACGAATCAATGAGATCGCCAATCGGGTTCCGCATTTAGCCAAGATCGCTCCTGCATCAGATTATCATATTGAAGATGTTCATAATGCGGGTGGGGTGAGTGCAATTATCAATGAATTGCTTAAAAAGCCGGACGCCCTAAATGGAGACTGTCTGACAGTTACCGGAAAGCCGCTAAGGGAGAATGTAGCAGGCAGTGAGATTTTGGATAAAAATGTAATCCGGACTCTGGAGAATCCGCACTCTGAACGCGGAGGGCTGGCAGTTTTATTTGGGAATCTAGCTCCTGAGGGATCAATTATAAAAGTGGGTGCAGTAGATGAGTCAGTAGGAGGATACCATAGAGGGCCAGCCATCTGCTTTGATTCGCAGGAAGATGCACTATCCGGAATCATTACTGGCAAGGTGCAGGAAGGCCATGTTGTTGTCATTCGTTATGAAGGTCCTAAAGGCGGCCCTGGAATGCCTGAGATGCTTGCACCGACTTCGCAGATAGTCGGCCGTGGCCTGGGTGCAAAGGTCGGCCTGATTACAGATGGCCGTTTCTCGGGTGCTTCCCGCGGCATCAGCATTGGGCACATCTCGCCGGAGGCTGCTGAAGGCGGCCCTATTGCATTTGTGGAAAATGGAGACATCATTGAATTGGATTTGAACAATCGTACAATAAATCTGGAAGTTTCAGATGAAGAATTCGAAAAGCGCAAAGCCAATTGGAAAGGCTTCGAACCAAAGGTTAAAAAAGGGTATCTTGCCCGTTATTCGAAGCTTGTCACCAATGCCAGCACAGGCGGCGTTATGAAAATCTAAATATACTAAAGAAAGCCGGTCTTTTAGGACCGGCTTTCTTTGAATTAGCTGCGTTATGACGAGAACCGGCATAGAAAAATTGCATAAAGATCGTGTGATATAGTATGCTTACTTTACAAAATGCACGTTAAGGAGGAGGCAAATCTTATGTCAATGGCATATGAAGAATATATGAAACAAATGGTGAAGCCGATGCGTGAGGAGCTTGTACAGGCAGGCTTTAAAGAGCTTACGGCTTCAGAAGATGTAGAGAAATTCATGGAAAACCTTGAAGGAACAGCTCTTGTTGTCGTGAATTCAGTTTGTGGCTGTGCCGCTGGTCTTGCCCGTCCTGCAGCAACACAGGCTGTTTTGAGAAGTAAAAAGAAACCGGATCATCTGGTCACGGTTTTTGCAGGACAGGACAAAGAAGCAACAGCCAAAATGCGCGAGTACTTTGATGGATATGAGCCTTCATCACCTTCTATGGCTCTTTTAAGAGGGAAGGAAGTTGTGCACTTCATTCACCGTCATGATATCGAAGATCATTCCATGGAAGCAATCATGGAGAATCTGCTTGCAGCTTTTGAGGCGAATTGCTGAGAATATAAAGCTTAAACCAAAGAGGGTGTCTGCTGGCACCCTTTTTTTATAGCAATTTCAGGGAATCAGGTGAACATAAATGATAATTACGACATCCGGACGCACCAATGAAGCAATGAAAGAAAAAGCAAAAAACATTGCAGAACAATTGGGAGCAGAATACATCGACAGGAATAAAAGGTCTGTAAGAGCGATTCAAAAACAAGTTCCTGAAGACTGCATAGTAGTTGGAAAAGAGCGGATGGAACTTTATCCGATTGGCGAAACTCAGCCGTTCTTCTTTCATCCGAGTTCAGCAATGTTCAGAGTGAAGCGCCTCCTAAAAGGTGAGAGTGACCCTTTTCTTGAGGCTGCCGCTCTAAAAGGAGGCAGCAGTATTCTCGATTGTACTCTTGGTCTGGCCTCTGACAGCATAACAGCCAGTTATGCTGCGGGGAGTAAAGGTAAAGTTACAGGGCTTGAAGGAAACAAATACCTTTCCTTCCTCGTGGCGAATGGGCTCAGGCAGTGGGACTCCGGGCTTGAGAGTATGAATCAGGCTATGGGAAGAATAGATGTTGAAGCATCAATGGCCCTTCCTTATTTAAAAAAACTGCCCCCGGACAGTTTTGATATTGTCTACTTTGATCCTATGTTTGAAGAAGAGATCTTTGAGTCAGAGGGGATTAAAGCTTTAAGGAACTTTGCTGTTTATGAGGATCTGTCAGAGGAAGTTATCTTTCATGCAAAAAGAGCAGCGAGGCAAAGGGTGGTCTTGAAAGATCACTTTAGAAGTTCCAGGTTTGCTCAATATGGCTTCAAAGTAATTGAAAGAAAGTCATCGAAATTTCATTTTGGCATAATTGAAAAATAAGAAAAGGTGCCATTTATACCAGGCACCTTCTTATTTAATCTGCTATGGCCAGATAAACAAAGTAAGCCATCAGTAAAAGACTTGCAATGACGAAGAATACAGACCAATCCATGATAATTTCCCCCTTATTCATTCTTCTGAACTTGAAGAACATGATTTGTATTATTATTCCCCGCTTTGCTGCTTATTAATCCGCTAATTAAGGTATTACTATATTTCTATTGTTCTTTTTGCCGATGCATGAAATCAATTTTAATTTGGATCGAAAAGAAGTATAATAGAAAAATAGAAACGAGATACATAGCGAGGAAGGATACGATGAAATTTCCTATTTCAAAAAGAATGGCATCTTTTACAGAGAGCGTGTTTACGGAATTGGCCCAAATTAAGAATTCGAAACTTTCAGACGGGATTTCGGTGATTGATTTGAGCATTGGCAGTCCTGATTTGCCCCCTCCCGCTTTTGTTATGGAGGAATTGGCAAGAGGAGCTTGTGATCCACAACTATACGGGTACTCGTTAACAGGTACAAATAAGTTTCATGTCGCAGTCAGCGGCTATTATAAACGAAATTTTGAAGTGGATCTCGATCCTGCTTCAGAGGTGCTGCTTTTAATGGGATCCCAGGATGGGCTGGTACATTTGCCGATGGTTCTATGCGATCCGGGAGATTATATCCTTGTTCCTGACCCGGGATACACTGCATATGCTGCAGGTGCAGCAATGGCTGGTGCAGAAATGTACGGAATGCCTTTGAAAAAGGAGAACAGCTTCCTACCTGATTTTAATGAGATCCCTGAAGAAATCCTTGCAAACACAAAATTAATGATCTTAAACTTCCCTGGCAATCCCGTTCCAGCGATGGCAACAGAGGATGTTTTTCTTGAAGCGATCCGGCTTGCAAAAAAATACGGTTTTGCTGTATTGCATGATTTTGCTTATTCGGAGCTTTATTATGACAAGAAGCCTTTGAGTTTTTTGTCTGTAGAAGGAGCCGATGATGTAGGGATTGAAATGAATTCACTATCAAAAAGCTTTAATATGGCTGGCTGCAGGGTGGCATATGCCGCAGGTAATCAGGAGCTTATTGCGCTGCTGGCCAATTTCAAATCCAATTTGGATTATGGGGTATTTCTGCCAGTACAGGCAGCAGCGGTGAAAGCATTGAATGATCAGTCTGGTTTTTTGCAGAACTTGAGAGAGACATATAGAAAAAGAAGAGATGTATTTATAAAAGATCTTGAAACTATCGGCTGGGATATCAGCAGACCTGAGGGGTCTATGTTCTTGTGGGCCGAGGTCCCATCAGGGTACAGCTGCTCAAAAGATTTTGCAATTGACTTAATTAACCGGGCCGGTGTAGTCGTAACTCCTGGAAGTGCATTTGGTACATGGGGTGAGGGATACGTTCGGATTGCTCTTGTACAGCCCGAAGATGTATTGAGGCAAGCTGCCCTTAAAATTGAAGGCAGCGGCATATTTAAAAAAATCCTTGCTTAGGAGAAAGGAAGTGGAAAAACATGCCGAATTGGCTGAGAAAATCCTTTGTTGTACTTGTTACCATTTTAACGTTTGGCCTTGTTACACCTTCTCAGGCATTTCTTTATGAAAATACGAACCAGTTAAAAGCATCCAGAGCTTCTGATGTGGAAAGCTCAGAGAAGGGCGCAGAACTTGCTGAAGAGGAAAATAGTAATTTTGATAAAGAGGACTTTGTCAGGCAAATGCTTACAATAGCTGAGGCACAATCATATGAAAAGTTTGGGACAAAGATTGGCCCTGTTATTGAAGATGAATTTAACGAGGTCATCCTTCCGGAAATTGAGAAAGCCATCCAGGAGGTCGCAGTGCAATTTCCGGAAGAAAGCCTTGCAGAGTTAAAGGTTACAGAAACTCCGGGGGGCGGATTATCGGAAAAAATCTTCCACATTACCAACAGCAGGACTGAGGAAGATGTCATTCGCTTCCATGTAAGAAGGGACCATCCTCCTCAGCAGGGGTACTGGTTTAATTTTCACTATCACACACACCATGATCAATTTCAGGCCCACCATGAACTCGGGTCAATTTACTGGAACAAAAATACTCCGCCAAAATGGATGAGTTAAAATATTGAAATAAACTCTGGAATATGAAAAAATATTTTTATGGATTATGAAACTTTTCATGATTTATACCGTAAATACATTTATTCTACATAATGGAGGTTTGAGTCGAAATGGCAGTAAGCTTATCAAAAGGACAAAAAGTGGACTTAACAAAAACAAATCCAGGAATGAGTAAGGTAATAGTAGGACTTGGATGGGACACGAACAAATATGATGGCGGAAATGACTTTGATTTAGATTCTTCCGTATTTCTGCTTGGAGATACTGGAAAAGTAACTTCTGAAAGCGACTTTGTTTTCTACAACAATACATCAGGTGCTAATGGTTCAGTTGTACATACTGGAGATAACCGTACAGGTGAAGGGGATGGCGATGATGAGCAGGTGAAAATTGACCTGGCTAATGTCCCAGCTAACGTTCAGCGCATTACATTCACAATCACCATCCATGACGGGGAAGCCCGCAATCAGAACTTTGGACAGGTATCAAATGCCTATGCAAGAATTCTGAATGAAGATACAGGTGAAGAATTGATCCGCTATGACCTGGGTGAAGACTTCTCAATTGAAACTGCACTAGTAGTTGGAGAATTATACAGACATAACGGAGAATGGAAATTCAGTGCAATCGGAAGCGGATATCAGGGCGGACTTGCTGCACTGGCAAAAGATTTTGGTTTACAGGTTGGATAAATAAGAGGTATATTTGCTTAATAAGGCTCGGCAATGCCGGGTCTTTTATATGAAAAAGCAGTCATCACCGGGAGGAATAATTTAGAATGGAAATCTTAGAATCTATTATGCATACATATTCCCAGTTCTTTAATTGGGAAATGTGGGTTGAAGCTTTGTCAAAGCCGGAAAGCTGGGCACTGATAGGTACACTTGTAATTCTGGAAGGCCTATTATCTGCTGATAATGCGCTTGTTCTTGCTGTTATGGTAAAGCATCTGCCGGAAAAACAGCGGAAGAAAGCTCTTTTTTACGGTCTTTTAGGTGCTTACTTCTTCAGATTTATTGCTATCGGTATCGGTGTATTTTTAATTGAATTCTGGTATATCAAGGTGTTAGGTGCTGCCTACCTGGCCTGGCTTGCTATTAAGTATTTTATTGATAAGAGGCAAGCTGAAGAGGAAGGCGATGAACATGCAATAGAAGGCATCAATCAAAGAGGATTATTAATTCGCCTTTTCGGTACTTTCTGGGGAACTGTCATTGCAGTTGAATTGATGGATATTGCATTTTCAATCGATAGTATATTGGCTGCGCTTGGAGTCAGCCAGGAAATCTGGGTGCTGTTGATAGGCGGTATGCTTGGTATTATCATGATGCGTGGTGTAGCAGGCGTATTTTTGAAGCTGATTGACAGGGTACCGGAGCTGGAAACCAGCTCATATATTCTGATCCTTCTTATTGCTGCTAAAATGCTTGCGAGTGCTGCTGGTATTCACATCGACCATATTTACTTCTTTATCGTATTGGTTATCGTGTTTGCTGTTACTTTTATTGTACATGCGAGGAATGCAAAAAAAGAAGCTGCAGATCAAGGGTCAAACTAAATATGTAACTGCATAGATCTTGAAAGGGAACAGACACTTGTCCGCTCCCTTTTATTTTTATCTTTTTTGGATGAAAAAGGAAGAAAGTAGTATTTTAGTGAAGGAATGGAGCTGCGAAAATGAGACTATTTTCCGATATTCCGGGTGAAAAAATAAATAAGATGTTTTATAAGAAGCCTGGTTATTTTAATAAGAGATCAGGCCGGGAGCTATTATCATATGCTCTAGGGGCAACTTTATATATGCCGGCGACAAGGCCAAATATTCACCAGGATCTGCTGTCAAAAAAGCATGCTGGCCTTTCATCCATGGTTATATGCCTTGAAGATGCAATTGGTGATGATGAAGTGGAAATGGCGGAAGATCTGCTTTGTTCGGAATTGGAAAATTTGAGTTCAGACCTTGTGAAAGGTCTTTGTGAAGAAGAAGATCTCCCTTTGATCTTCGTGCGAATCAGAAGCTATGAGCAGCTTATGAGACTCAAAAGCAGAATTCCGAATGGAATGCATCTCCTGACGGGCTTTGTCCTGCCTAAGTTTTCACCAGCTGAAGGATGCAAAATTTTAACTGAAATAAAAGAGCTTAATTCTCATGGGTATTGTTTATATGCCATGCCGATTCTGGAGACGAAAGAAATTATTCAGAAAGAAACAAGGCTTGAAGAGTTGATCGGCATAAAGAAAGTGCTGGATCAATATTTTGAGCTGATATTAAATGTAAGAATTGGAGCTACGGATTTTAGCGGACTCTACGGAATACGAAGGAATTCTGATACGACAGTTTACGATATTGCTGTAATTAGAGATTGCATATCAGATATTATTAATATTTTTCTGCGTGCGGACCAGCCGTATG
This region includes:
- a CDS encoding YpjP family protein, with the protein product MPNWLRKSFVVLVTILTFGLVTPSQAFLYENTNQLKASRASDVESSEKGAELAEEENSNFDKEDFVRQMLTIAEAQSYEKFGTKIGPVIEDEFNEVILPEIEKAIQEVAVQFPEESLAELKVTETPGGGLSEKIFHITNSRTEEDVIRFHVRRDHPPQQGYWFNFHYHTHHDQFQAHHELGSIYWNKNTPPKWMS
- a CDS encoding TerD family protein, encoding MAVSLSKGQKVDLTKTNPGMSKVIVGLGWDTNKYDGGNDFDLDSSVFLLGDTGKVTSESDFVFYNNTSGANGSVVHTGDNRTGEGDGDDEQVKIDLANVPANVQRITFTITIHDGEARNQNFGQVSNAYARILNEDTGEELIRYDLGEDFSIETALVVGELYRHNGEWKFSAIGSGYQGGLAALAKDFGLQVG
- a CDS encoding BrxA/BrxB family bacilliredoxin, with amino-acid sequence MSMAYEEYMKQMVKPMREELVQAGFKELTASEDVEKFMENLEGTALVVVNSVCGCAAGLARPAATQAVLRSKKKPDHLVTVFAGQDKEATAKMREYFDGYEPSSPSMALLRGKEVVHFIHRHDIEDHSMEAIMENLLAAFEANC
- a CDS encoding HpcH/HpaI aldolase/citrate lyase family protein, producing MRLFSDIPGEKINKMFYKKPGYFNKRSGRELLSYALGATLYMPATRPNIHQDLLSKKHAGLSSMVICLEDAIGDDEVEMAEDLLCSELENLSSDLVKGLCEEEDLPLIFVRIRSYEQLMRLKSRIPNGMHLLTGFVLPKFSPAEGCKILTEIKELNSHGYCLYAMPILETKEIIQKETRLEELIGIKKVLDQYFELILNVRIGATDFSGLYGIRRNSDTTVYDIAVIRDCISDIINIFLRADQPYVISGPVWEYFSSKERLLKPQIRQTPFMERLGQDGLKMRTDLIDRHMDGLIREIAMDISNGLTGKTIIHPTHIRPVQALNTVTLEEYLDAQSIAGQAGGKIGVMKSNYQNKMNEIKPHLYWAKKILLKSEVYGVLQDEITYIDLLKNETFNSDTQLINR
- a CDS encoding LL-diaminopimelate aminotransferase — translated: MKFPISKRMASFTESVFTELAQIKNSKLSDGISVIDLSIGSPDLPPPAFVMEELARGACDPQLYGYSLTGTNKFHVAVSGYYKRNFEVDLDPASEVLLLMGSQDGLVHLPMVLCDPGDYILVPDPGYTAYAAGAAMAGAEMYGMPLKKENSFLPDFNEIPEEILANTKLMILNFPGNPVPAMATEDVFLEAIRLAKKYGFAVLHDFAYSELYYDKKPLSFLSVEGADDVGIEMNSLSKSFNMAGCRVAYAAGNQELIALLANFKSNLDYGVFLPVQAAAVKALNDQSGFLQNLRETYRKRRDVFIKDLETIGWDISRPEGSMFLWAEVPSGYSCSKDFAIDLINRAGVVVTPGSAFGTWGEGYVRIALVQPEDVLRQAALKIEGSGIFKKILA
- a CDS encoding class I SAM-dependent methyltransferase, which produces MIITTSGRTNEAMKEKAKNIAEQLGAEYIDRNKRSVRAIQKQVPEDCIVVGKERMELYPIGETQPFFFHPSSAMFRVKRLLKGESDPFLEAAALKGGSSILDCTLGLASDSITASYAAGSKGKVTGLEGNKYLSFLVANGLRQWDSGLESMNQAMGRIDVEASMALPYLKKLPPDSFDIVYFDPMFEEEIFESEGIKALRNFAVYEDLSEEVIFHAKRAARQRVVLKDHFRSSRFAQYGFKVIERKSSKFHFGIIEK
- a CDS encoding TerC family protein; the encoded protein is MEILESIMHTYSQFFNWEMWVEALSKPESWALIGTLVILEGLLSADNALVLAVMVKHLPEKQRKKALFYGLLGAYFFRFIAIGIGVFLIEFWYIKVLGAAYLAWLAIKYFIDKRQAEEEGDEHAIEGINQRGLLIRLFGTFWGTVIAVELMDIAFSIDSILAALGVSQEIWVLLIGGMLGIIMMRGVAGVFLKLIDRVPELETSSYILILLIAAKMLASAAGIHIDHIYFFIVLVIVFAVTFIVHARNAKKEAADQGSN